The segment AAGGCGACGATCCAAGTGGACGTACAAACGACGAACCCGGCGGCGTCCTTCAGGGAGCCGCACGGGACGCTGAGTCCCGAGACTCGGCTGAAGCTCTATCGCACGATGCTCGAGTGCCGCTATCTCGAGAAGCGCGCGTACGACCTCTTCATGCAGAACCTCATCAAGGGCACGAGCCATCTCGGTCTCGGCCAGGAGGCCGTCGCCGCCGGTTTCGGCGTGGCGATGCGGCCGACGGACTACA is part of the Gammaproteobacteria bacterium genome and harbors:
- a CDS encoding pyruvate dehydrogenase (acetyl-transferring) E1 component subunit alpha; its protein translation is MSPETRLKLYRTMLECRYLEKRAYDLFMQNLIKGTSHLGLGQEAVAAGFGVAMRPTDY